One Myripristis murdjan chromosome 18, fMyrMur1.1, whole genome shotgun sequence DNA window includes the following coding sequences:
- the LOC115376946 gene encoding interferon-induced very large GTPase 1-like isoform X3, whose protein sequence is MDSSDEDDIYNESDSFVVLPCGGGEDTSTPQPERGVQEIPPPRQIAALHVGSDTVSLGWPPIDVSVPCKFHLTITCNTETKTVFIAHCSSTAVVGLHPGTEYNFSLTRVAANGNQSKATSISLFTEPAPPEKIMVDEVSTDSVSLSWDTPAGEVGSYTVACYHEEETVQELTTHTNSLTISSLKPGEKYSFHVSTQLKNGRVSEPAVTSACTKPAPPEKIMVVEVSTDSVSLSWDTPAGEVGGYTVACYHEEETVQELTTHTNSLTISSLKPGEKYSFHVSTQLKNGRVSEPAVTSACTKTQLEGLLEDLRLEQHYTQKLSLSTVLQIDEKTFADESAKCPSDLPWCFLKKLMMVNVTARNVKFMSAREPNCDENIHLDLDDLLNSSSSSDMLNPLDIITALFLCSDGFVQQEMALKMSMCQFSVPLLLPNSDKNQCTLMLWAMRDIVKKYRPQSLSQTKGFIEERIVLSELPMVSFVRLGECSLSKSEILNKLLSNSQQYHDTFVHRNMECGDSPRRISNGLAEISWYLPCGNKNIDIFGEPVAVANLRGDVASFETQYSFLCQTSAAVFVFFDSLDAQYKLLSNYHSKAQIFLVGNAQSKSFSIDALKNVATELNLTNSNIILKTKQINDADFVKNLRKTVRDVVESSKTKIRVEQMAGIAHELGILVDEDSPECQSAKQNADAITAEIQDILKYKEAQLPLQGQIWKELTRIEKEECRLKNAGAENIEKYKSDLLQEKRKLRGQQNRYNMSNAMACFIQAISSPGKERCYFLKWMRINLDNLSREKLSGLREQYKEKCQNPENKKEIKDLDRRLSNSSLGTEHFLREMGQIYEAAVSLPETEASHQQLKHLPKLCAELLLDGFPLELVDGDASNIPLRWVSDVLSELKTLVCPKSKILVVTVLGVQSTGKSTLLNTMFGVQFAVSSGRCTRGAFMLLIRIQEDFKQQLNCDFLVIIDTEGLKSPELAQLDDSHEHDNELATLVVGLSNITIINIAMENSAEMRDILQIVVHAFLRMKEVGKKPKCQFVHQNVSDVSAHENNMRDRKLLLEQLDEMTQAAARMERKEENKSFTDVMEYKPDTGNWYIPGLWNGNPPMAPVNAGYSEAVYELKKNIIQILRDCESSDNDILEFIEWTKSLWNAVKHENFIFSFRNSLVADAYMQLCTEFNKWEWEFKKHMHNWVTEAETTISNFVVKSPKSLSELKSEACSEVTKWETALLQNVTQYFKQTEGHVHLVEAYREDFSNSAKSLRREIERSVINQLETAAEIRQGMTELERIKETHTSKLEQEVHALIEECRKEKSQMTEKELDKELDKEFDKVWSKTVRESSFAGLKTTDIIAIVHQQLRTNVSTKGSHASELVTQTRLCDCGIQPFKYTKLFKYTAGGLYNKVKHEVCKRLYIEDHVMAVQRMADNIIAACRQSVTEKVQKKTNYHDNYIQEILHLIDESLTKNQELKTDIEFEVSLKQHICGIAAREFQKMHEDFIQVNDPFRRLSQHKEKYCADFKDLFHKRDQCQKKAQEFTNLCLMPAVETYVNNYLGQDIVDEMLTSKRSLQFSTRTFFQYSVLMDLLSKDKFENYLSYICSYEDYVKNWIFDQIVECFSKGSVKTELEDRRLKEGISHINNAITKAHMEKNSDLKKFVEDICKEFDDKLVISQDALGAFMTLNTANQEQFAHWLKVGVEEMEKTLREKLKKINIQMKLKQLRIKPQNELFTRVFGCGKQCPFCKVACDAGGKDHSEHWATVHRSQGLGRFRFDRSEKLVTEICSSLTTSERQFRCHATNGEWHPYKNYKNFFPDWKIPPDGSLETSDYWKYVMTKFNKQFAKEYHAKPADIPEAWKAITRQQAEKSLKESFGIKEEPQHVRKIRLPLF, encoded by the exons ATGGACAGCTCGGATGAGGAC GACATCTATAATGAAAGTGATTCATTTGTTGTGCTGCCCTgtgggggaggagaggacaccTCCACACCACAGCCTGAAAGAGGAGTACAAG AAATTCCTCCACCAAGACAAATAGCAGCTCTCCATGTTGGCAGTGACACTGTTTCTCTCGGCTGGCCTCCCATCGATGTCTCTGTTCCATGCAAATTTCATTTGACCATCACCTGCAACACAGAAACGAAGACTGTGTTCATCGCACACTGCAGCTCTACGGCTGTTGTGGGTCTACATCCTGGGACTGAGTACAACTTCAGCCTCACAAGGGTTGCAGCAAATGGAAATCAGAGCAAAGCAACCTCTATATCTCTCTTTACTG AGCCCGCCCCTCCTGAGAAGATAATGGTTGATGAGGTCAGCACTGACTCAGTTTCTCTGAGTTGGGACACCCCTGCTGGTGAAGTGGGGAGTTACACTGTGGCCTGTTACCATGAAGAAGAAACCGTCCAGGAGctgacaacacacaccaacagcctGACCATCAGCAGCCTGAAACCAGGGGAGAAATACTCCTTCCATGTTTCAACACAACTGAAGAATGGAAGAGTCAGCGAGCCTGCTGTGACGTCTGCCTGCACAA AGCCCGCCCCTCCTGAGAAGATAATGGTTGTTGAGGTCAGCACTGACTCAGTTTCTCTGAGTTGGGACACCCCTGCTGGTGAAGTGGGGGGTTACACTGTGGCTTGTTACCATGAAGAAGAAACCGTCCAGGAGctgacaacacacaccaacagcctGACCATCAGCAGCCTGAAACCAGGGGAGAAATACTCCTTCCATGTTTCAACACAACTGAAGAATGGAAGAGTCAGCGAGCCTGCGGTGACATCTGCCTGCACAA AGACACAGTTGGAGGGCTTACTGGAAGATCTGAGGTTGGAGCAGCACTACACACAGAAGCTGTCACTGAGCACAGTCCTACAGATTGATGAGAAGACGTTTGCTGATGAATCTGCTAAGTGTCCTTCAGATCTTCCATGGTGTTTTCTGAAGAAATTAATGATGGTCAATGTAACAGCTAGGAATGTTAAATTTATGTCAGCACGTGAGCCAAACTGTGATGAGAATATACATTTAGATCTTGATGATCTGCTCAACAGCTCAAGCTCTAGTGACATGTTAAATCCTTTAGACATTATCACTGCTCTCTTTCTGTGCTCTGATGGGTTTGTACAGCAGGAAATGGCACTGAAAATGTCCATGTGTCAGTTTTCGGTGCCTCTGCTGCTCCCTAATAGTGACAAAAACCAGTGCACACTCATGCTGTGGGCCATGAGAGACATTGTTAAGAAGTACAGACCTCAGTCACTTTCACAAACCAAGGGTTTCATTGAAGAGAGAATTGTTCTCTCTGAGCTTCCGATGGTGTCTTTTGTGAGACTGGGTGAGTGCTCCTTGTCCAAGTCAGAGATTCTCAATAAGCTTCTGAGCAATTCCCAACAGTATCACGACACCTTTGTTCACCGCAACATGGAGTGTGGAGATAGTCCAAGAAGAATATCAAATGGACTGGCTGAAATTAGTTGGTATCTACCctgtggaaacaaaaacattgatATCTTTGGTGAGCCAGTTGCTGTAGCAAACCTCAGAGGGGATGTGGCTTCATTTGAGACACagtattcttttttgtgtcagaCATCTGCAGCAGTTTTTGTGTTCTTTGACAGTTTGGACGCCCAATACAAGCTACTGAGCAACTACCACAGCAAGGCTCAGATATTCTTAGTGGGCAATGCCCAGAGCAAGAGTTTCAGTATTGATGCTCTAAAAAATGTAGCAACTGAGTTAAATTTGACCAACAGCAACATCAttttgaagacaaaacagataaatgatGCAGATTTTGTCAAAAACTTGCGAAAAACAGTCAGGGATGTAGTTGAGAGCTCAAAAACCAAGATACGAGTGGAACAGATGGCTGGTATTGCCCATGAACTGGGGATCTTGGTTGATGAGGATTCCCCAGAGTGTCAGAGTGCTAAACAAAATGCAGATGCCATCACTGCAGAAATACAAGACATCCTAAAGTACAAAGAGGCCCAGCTCCCCCTGCAAGGACAAATATGGAAAGAGCTGACTCGCATAGAGAAGGAAGAATGTAGACTTAAAAATGCAGGGGCTGAAAACATTGAGAAGTACAAAAGTGATCTcctgcaagagaaaagaaaacttcGAGGACAGCAGAACCGTTACAACATGTCGAATGCAATGGCATGTTTCATACAGGCAATATCAAGTCCAGGGAAAGAAAGGTGTTACTTCCTGAAATGGATGCGAATTAACCTTGATAACCTGTCCAGAGAAAAACTTTCTGGGCTCAGGGAGCAGTACAAAGAGAAATGCCAGaatcctgaaaacaaaaaagaaatcaaagacCTTGACAGAAGACTTTCCAACAGCTCACTGGGGACTGAACACTTCTTGCGTGAAATGGGTCAAATCTATGAGGCTGCTGTCTCTCTTCCAGAAACTGAAGCATCACATCAACAACTAAAGCATTTGCCCAAACTGTGTGCAGAATTGCTCCTTGATGGATTTCCCCTGGAACTTGTAGATGGAGATGCATCCAACATCCCTCTGAGATGGGTGAGTGACGTTCTCTCTGAGCTGAAGACCTTGGTGTGTCCAAAGAGCAAGATACTGGTAGTCACAGTTCTTGGAGTTCAGAGCACAGGGAAATCCACTCTGCTGAACACCATGTTTGGAGTGCAGTTTGCAGTCAGCAGTGGCAGATGCACCAGAGGTGCCTTCATGTTGCTCATCAGAATCCAAGAAGACTTCAAACAACAACTGAACTGTGACTTTCTGGTGATCATTGACACTGAGGGCTTGAAGTCACCAGAGCTTGCACAATTGGATGATAGTCATGAGCATGACAATGAGCTTGCGACACTTGTTGTGGGGTTGAGTAATATCACAATTATCAATATTGCAATGGAGAATTCAGCAGAGATGAGGGACATCCTGCAAATCGTAGTTCATGCTTTCCTCAGGATGAAGGAGGTGGGCAAAAAGCCCAAATGTCAGTTTGTTCACCAGAATGTTTCAGATGTGTCAGCCCATGAGAACAACATGAGGGACAGGAAACTACTATTAGAGCAGCTGGATGAGATGACCCAGGCAGCAGCTAgaatggagagaaaagaggagaacaagagcttcactGATGTGATGGAGTACAAGCCAGACACTGGGAACTGGTACATCCCTGGACTCTGGAATGGAAACCCACCAATGGCTCCAGTTAATGCAGGCTACAGTGAGGCTGTTTATGAGctcaaaaaaaacataatccaaATTTTAAGAGACTGTGAGTCATCTGATAATGATATCTTGGAGTTTATAGAGTGGACAAAAAGTCTGTGGAATGCAGTGAAACATGAGAACTTCATCTTCAGCTTCAGAAACAGCCTGGTGGCTGATGCCTACATGCAGCTGTGCACAGAGTTCAACAAATGGGAATGGGAATTTAAGAAACATATGCACAATTGGGTTACAGAGGCTGAAACAACAATTTCAAACTTTGTTGTGAAATCTCCAAAATCTCTCAGTGAATTGAAAAGTGAAGCTTGCTCAGAAGTGACTAAATGGGAGACAGCTCTCCTTCAGAATGTGACACAGTACTTCAAGCAAACAGAGGGCCATGTCCATCTAGTAGAGGCATACAGAGAGGACTTCTCAAACAGTGCAAAGAGCCTGCGACGAGAAATAGAGAGATCTGTCATTAATCAACTTGAAACAGCGGCTGAAATCAGACAGGGAATGACTGAGCTTGAGAGAATCAAGGAAACGCATACAAGCAAACTGGAACAGGAAGTGCATGCACTGATTGAGGAATGCCGCAAGGAAAAATCCCAGATGACAGAGAAAGAACTAGATAAAGAACTAGATAAAGAATTTGATAAGGTGTGGAGTAAAACAGTTAGAGAATCATCCTTTGCTGGATTAAAGACCACTGACATCATTGCTATAGTTCATCAGCAGCTGAGGACAAATGTAAGCACAAAGGGGAGTCATGCCAGTGAATTAGTGACTCAAACAAGACTGTGTGATTGTGGAATACAACCCTTCAAATATACTAAGCTCTTCAAATATACTGCTGGGGGATTGTATAACAAAGTCAAACATGAAGTTTGTAAGCGTTTATACATCGAAGATCACGTCATGGCTGTACAAAGAATGGCTGATAACATCATAGCCGCCTGCAGACAGTCAGTGACAGAGAAAGTGCAAAAGAAAACCAATTACCATGACAATTACATCCAGGAGATCTTGCACCTGATTGATGAGAGTCTGACTAAAAATCAAGAACTAAAGACAGATATTGAGTTTGAAGTGTCGTTGAAACAGCACATCTGTGGAATAGCAGCCAGAGAGTTTCAGAAAATGCATGAAGATTTCATCCAAGTGAATGATCCTTTCAGACGTCTCAGTCAACACAAGGAAAAGTATTGTGCTGATTTTAAAGATCTGTTCCACAAACGAGACCAGTGCCAGAAGAAAGCACAAGAATTCACCAACCTCTGCTTGATGCCTGCAGTGGAAACCTATGTCAACAATTATCTGGGCCAAGATATTGTTGATGAAATGCTGACAAGCAAACGCTCACTGCAGTTTAGCACACGGACATTTTTCCAGTATTCAGTTTTAATGGATCTGCTTTCAAAGGACAAGTTTGAGAACTATCTGAGCTACATTTGCTCATATGAAGATTATGTAAAGAACTGGATATTTGACCAAATTGTGGAATGCTTTTCAAAGGGGTCTGTGAAGACTGAACTGGAGGATCGACGTCTTAAAGAAGGTATCAGTCATATAAATAATGCTATCACAAAGGCCCACATGGAAAAGAATAGTGATCTGAAAAAATTTGTTGAAGATATTTGCAAGGAATTTGATGATAAACTTGTCATTTCACAGGATGCTCTGGGAGCTTTCATGACACTAAACACTGCAAACCAGGAACAGTTTGCTCACTGGCTCAAAGTTGGTGtggaagaaatggaaaaaactcttagggagaaattaaaaaaaataaacatccaaatgaaactaaaacagCTTCGCATCAAGCCGCAGAATGAACTTTTCACCAGGGTGTTTGGATGTGGTAAACAGTGTCCATTCTGCAAAGTAGCCTGTGATGCAGGAGGTAAAGACCACAGTGAACACTGGGCTACAGTACATCGTTCTCAGGGTCTTGGTAGATTCAGGTTTGACCGCTCAGAGAAACTTGTCACTGAAATATGTTCTTCTCTTACGACCAGTGAGAGACAGTTCCGCTGCCATGCTACAAATGGGGAGTGGCACCCTTACAAGAATTACAAAAACTTTTTCCCTGACTGGAAAATACCTCCAGATGGAAGCCTTGAAACATCAGACTACTGGAAATATGTGATGACAAAGTTCAACAAACAGTTTGCTAAAGAATATCATGCAAAGCCTGCTGATATTCCTGAAGCTTGGAAAGCCATTACAAGACAGCAAGCAGAAAAAAGCCTCAAAGAGTCATTTGGTATCAAGGAAGAACCTCAACATGTCCGAAAAATCCGTCTTCCCTTATTTTGA
- the LOC115376946 gene encoding interferon-induced very large GTPase 1-like isoform X1, which produces MDSSDEDDIYNESDSFVVLPCGGGEDTSTPQPERGVQEIPPPRQIAALHVGSDTVSLGWPPIDVSVPCKFHLTITCNTETKTVFIAHCSSTAVVGLHPGTEYNFSLTRVAANGNQSKATSISLFTEPAPPEKIMVDDVNTDSVSLSWDTPAGEVGGYTVACHHEEETVQELTTHTNSLTISSLQPGEKYSFHVSTQLKNGRVSEPAVTSACTKTQLEGLLEDLRLEQHYTQKLSLSTVLQIDEKTFADESAKCPSDLPWCFLKKLMMVNVTARNVKFMSAREPNCDENIHLDLDDLLNSSSSSDMLNPLDIITALFLCSDGFVQQEMALKMSMCQFSVPLLLPNSDKNQCTLMLWAMRDIVKKYRPQSLSQTKGFIEERIVLSELPMVSFVRLGECSLSKSEILNKLLSNSQQYHDTFVHRNMECGDSPRRISNGLAEISWYLPCGNKNIDIFGEPVAVANLRGDVASFETQYSFLCQTSAAVFVFFDSLDAQYKLLSNYHSKAQIFLVGNAQSKSFSIDALKNVATELNLTNSNIILKTKQINDADFVKNLRKTVRDVVESSKTKIRVEQMAGIAHELGILVDEDSPECQSAKQNADAITAEIQDILKYKEAQLPLQGQIWKELTRIEKEECRLKNAGAENIEKYKSDLLQEKRKLRGQQNRYNMSNAMACFIQAISSPGKERCYFLKWMRINLDNLSREKLSGLREQYKEKCQNPENKKEIKDLDRRLSNSSLGTEHFLREMGQIYEAAVSLPETEASHQQLKHLPKLCAELLLDGFPLELVDGDASNIPLRWVSDVLSELKTLVCPKSKILVVTVLGVQSTGKSTLLNTMFGVQFAVSSGRCTRGAFMLLIRIQEDFKQQLNCDFLVIIDTEGLKSPELAQLDDSHEHDNELATLVVGLSNITIINIAMENSAEMRDILQIVVHAFLRMKEVGKKPKCQFVHQNVSDVSAHENNMRDRKLLLEQLDEMTQAAARMERKEENKSFTDVMEYKPDTGNWYIPGLWNGNPPMAPVNAGYSEAVYELKKNIIQILRDCESSDNDILEFIEWTKSLWNAVKHENFIFSFRNSLVADAYMQLCTEFNKWEWEFKKHMHNWVTEAETTISNFVVKSPKSLSELKSEACSEVTKWETALLQNVTQYFKQTEGHVHLVEAYREDFSNSAKSLRREIERSVINQLETAAEIRQGMTELERIKETHTSKLEQEVHALIEECRKEKSQMTEKELDKELDKEFDKVWSKTVRESSFAGLKTTDIIAIVHQQLRTNVSTKGSHASELVTQTRLCDCGIQPFKYTKLFKYTAGGLYNKVKHEVCKRLYIEDHVMAVQRMADNIIAACRQSVTEKVQKKTNYHDNYIQEILHLIDESLTKNQELKTDIEFEVSLKQHICGIAAREFQKMHEDFIQVNDPFRRLSQHKEKYCADFKDLFHKRDQCQKKAQEFTNLCLMPAVETYVNNYLGQDIVDEMLTSKRSLQFSTRTFFQYSVLMDLLSKDKFENYLSYICSYEDYVKNWIFDQIVECFSKGSVKTELEDRRLKEGISHINNAITKAHMEKNSDLKKFVEDICKEFDDKLVISQDALGAFMTLNTANQEQFAHWLKVGVEEMEKTLREKLKKINIQMKLKQLRIKPQNELFTRVFGCGKQCPFCKVACDAGGKDHSEHWATVHRSQGLGRFRFDRSEKLVTEICSSLTTSERQFRCHATNGEWHPYKNYKNFFPDWKIPPDGSLETSDYWKYVMTKFNKQFAKEYHAKPADIPEAWKAITRQQAEKSLKESFGIKEEPQHVRKIRLPLF; this is translated from the exons ATGGACAGCTCGGATGAGGAC GACATCTATAATGAAAGTGATTCATTTGTTGTGCTGCCCTgtgggggaggagaggacaccTCCACACCACAGCCTGAAAGAGGAGTACAAG AAATTCCTCCACCAAGACAAATAGCAGCTCTCCATGTTGGCAGTGACACTGTTTCTCTCGGCTGGCCTCCCATCGATGTCTCTGTTCCATGCAAATTTCATTTGACCATCACCTGCAACACAGAAACGAAGACTGTGTTCATCGCACACTGCAGCTCTACGGCTGTTGTGGGTCTACATCCTGGGACTGAGTACAACTTCAGCCTCACAAGGGTTGCAGCAAATGGAAATCAGAGCAAAGCAACCTCTATATCTCTCTTTACTG AGCCCGCCCCTCCTGAGAAGATAATGGTTGATGACGTCAACACTGACTCAGTTTCTCTGAGTTGGGACACCCCTGCTGGTGAAGTGGGGGGTTACACTGTGGCCTGTCACCATGAAGAAGAAACCGTCCAGGAGctgacaacacacaccaacagcctGACCATCAGCAGCCTGCAACCAGGGGAGAAATACTCCTTCCATGTTTCAACACAACTGAAGAATGGAAGAGTCAGCGAGCCTGCTGTGACATCTGCCTGCACAA AGACACAGTTGGAGGGCTTACTGGAAGATCTGAGGTTGGAGCAGCACTACACACAGAAGCTGTCACTGAGCACAGTCCTACAGATTGATGAGAAGACGTTTGCTGATGAATCTGCTAAGTGTCCTTCAGATCTTCCATGGTGTTTTCTGAAGAAATTAATGATGGTCAATGTAACAGCTAGGAATGTTAAATTTATGTCAGCACGTGAGCCAAACTGTGATGAGAATATACATTTAGATCTTGATGATCTGCTCAACAGCTCAAGCTCTAGTGACATGTTAAATCCTTTAGACATTATCACTGCTCTCTTTCTGTGCTCTGATGGGTTTGTACAGCAGGAAATGGCACTGAAAATGTCCATGTGTCAGTTTTCGGTGCCTCTGCTGCTCCCTAATAGTGACAAAAACCAGTGCACACTCATGCTGTGGGCCATGAGAGACATTGTTAAGAAGTACAGACCTCAGTCACTTTCACAAACCAAGGGTTTCATTGAAGAGAGAATTGTTCTCTCTGAGCTTCCGATGGTGTCTTTTGTGAGACTGGGTGAGTGCTCCTTGTCCAAGTCAGAGATTCTCAATAAGCTTCTGAGCAATTCCCAACAGTATCACGACACCTTTGTTCACCGCAACATGGAGTGTGGAGATAGTCCAAGAAGAATATCAAATGGACTGGCTGAAATTAGTTGGTATCTACCctgtggaaacaaaaacattgatATCTTTGGTGAGCCAGTTGCTGTAGCAAACCTCAGAGGGGATGTGGCTTCATTTGAGACACagtattcttttttgtgtcagaCATCTGCAGCAGTTTTTGTGTTCTTTGACAGTTTGGACGCCCAATACAAGCTACTGAGCAACTACCACAGCAAGGCTCAGATATTCTTAGTGGGCAATGCCCAGAGCAAGAGTTTCAGTATTGATGCTCTAAAAAATGTAGCAACTGAGTTAAATTTGACCAACAGCAACATCAttttgaagacaaaacagataaatgatGCAGATTTTGTCAAAAACTTGCGAAAAACAGTCAGGGATGTAGTTGAGAGCTCAAAAACCAAGATACGAGTGGAACAGATGGCTGGTATTGCCCATGAACTGGGGATCTTGGTTGATGAGGATTCCCCAGAGTGTCAGAGTGCTAAACAAAATGCAGATGCCATCACTGCAGAAATACAAGACATCCTAAAGTACAAAGAGGCCCAGCTCCCCCTGCAAGGACAAATATGGAAAGAGCTGACTCGCATAGAGAAGGAAGAATGTAGACTTAAAAATGCAGGGGCTGAAAACATTGAGAAGTACAAAAGTGATCTcctgcaagagaaaagaaaacttcGAGGACAGCAGAACCGTTACAACATGTCGAATGCAATGGCATGTTTCATACAGGCAATATCAAGTCCAGGGAAAGAAAGGTGTTACTTCCTGAAATGGATGCGAATTAACCTTGATAACCTGTCCAGAGAAAAACTTTCTGGGCTCAGGGAGCAGTACAAAGAGAAATGCCAGaatcctgaaaacaaaaaagaaatcaaagacCTTGACAGAAGACTTTCCAACAGCTCACTGGGGACTGAACACTTCTTGCGTGAAATGGGTCAAATCTATGAGGCTGCTGTCTCTCTTCCAGAAACTGAAGCATCACATCAACAACTAAAGCATTTGCCCAAACTGTGTGCAGAATTGCTCCTTGATGGATTTCCCCTGGAACTTGTAGATGGAGATGCATCCAACATCCCTCTGAGATGGGTGAGTGACGTTCTCTCTGAGCTGAAGACCTTGGTGTGTCCAAAGAGCAAGATACTGGTAGTCACAGTTCTTGGAGTTCAGAGCACAGGGAAATCCACTCTGCTGAACACCATGTTTGGAGTGCAGTTTGCAGTCAGCAGTGGCAGATGCACCAGAGGTGCCTTCATGTTGCTCATCAGAATCCAAGAAGACTTCAAACAACAACTGAACTGTGACTTTCTGGTGATCATTGACACTGAGGGCTTGAAGTCACCAGAGCTTGCACAATTGGATGATAGTCATGAGCATGACAATGAGCTTGCGACACTTGTTGTGGGGTTGAGTAATATCACAATTATCAATATTGCAATGGAGAATTCAGCAGAGATGAGGGACATCCTGCAAATCGTAGTTCATGCTTTCCTCAGGATGAAGGAGGTGGGCAAAAAGCCCAAATGTCAGTTTGTTCACCAGAATGTTTCAGATGTGTCAGCCCATGAGAACAACATGAGGGACAGGAAACTACTATTAGAGCAGCTGGATGAGATGACCCAGGCAGCAGCTAgaatggagagaaaagaggagaacaagagcttcactGATGTGATGGAGTACAAGCCAGACACTGGGAACTGGTACATCCCTGGACTCTGGAATGGAAACCCACCAATGGCTCCAGTTAATGCAGGCTACAGTGAGGCTGTTTATGAGctcaaaaaaaacataatccaaATTTTAAGAGACTGTGAGTCATCTGATAATGATATCTTGGAGTTTATAGAGTGGACAAAAAGTCTGTGGAATGCAGTGAAACATGAGAACTTCATCTTCAGCTTCAGAAACAGCCTGGTGGCTGATGCCTACATGCAGCTGTGCACAGAGTTCAACAAATGGGAATGGGAATTTAAGAAACATATGCACAATTGGGTTACAGAGGCTGAAACAACAATTTCAAACTTTGTTGTGAAATCTCCAAAATCTCTCAGTGAATTGAAAAGTGAAGCTTGCTCAGAAGTGACTAAATGGGAGACAGCTCTCCTTCAGAATGTGACACAGTACTTCAAGCAAACAGAGGGCCATGTCCATCTAGTAGAGGCATACAGAGAGGACTTCTCAAACAGTGCAAAGAGCCTGCGACGAGAAATAGAGAGATCTGTCATTAATCAACTTGAAACAGCGGCTGAAATCAGACAGGGAATGACTGAGCTTGAGAGAATCAAGGAAACGCATACAAGCAAACTGGAACAGGAAGTGCATGCACTGATTGAGGAATGCCGCAAGGAAAAATCCCAGATGACAGAGAAAGAACTAGATAAAGAACTAGATAAAGAATTTGATAAGGTGTGGAGTAAAACAGTTAGAGAATCATCCTTTGCTGGATTAAAGACCACTGACATCATTGCTATAGTTCATCAGCAGCTGAGGACAAATGTAAGCACAAAGGGGAGTCATGCCAGTGAATTAGTGACTCAAACAAGACTGTGTGATTGTGGAATACAACCCTTCAAATATACTAAGCTCTTCAAATATACTGCTGGGGGATTGTATAACAAAGTCAAACATGAAGTTTGTAAGCGTTTATACATCGAAGATCACGTCATGGCTGTACAAAGAATGGCTGATAACATCATAGCCGCCTGCAGACAGTCAGTGACAGAGAAAGTGCAAAAGAAAACCAATTACCATGACAATTACATCCAGGAGATCTTGCACCTGATTGATGAGAGTCTGACTAAAAATCAAGAACTAAAGACAGATATTGAGTTTGAAGTGTCGTTGAAACAGCACATCTGTGGAATAGCAGCCAGAGAGTTTCAGAAAATGCATGAAGATTTCATCCAAGTGAATGATCCTTTCAGACGTCTCAGTCAACACAAGGAAAAGTATTGTGCTGATTTTAAAGATCTGTTCCACAAACGAGACCAGTGCCAGAAGAAAGCACAAGAATTCACCAACCTCTGCTTGATGCCTGCAGTGGAAACCTATGTCAACAATTATCTGGGCCAAGATATTGTTGATGAAATGCTGACAAGCAAACGCTCACTGCAGTTTAGCACACGGACATTTTTCCAGTATTCAGTTTTAATGGATCTGCTTTCAAAGGACAAGTTTGAGAACTATCTGAGCTACATTTGCTCATATGAAGATTATGTAAAGAACTGGATATTTGACCAAATTGTGGAATGCTTTTCAAAGGGGTCTGTGAAGACTGAACTGGAGGATCGACGTCTTAAAGAAGGTATCAGTCATATAAATAATGCTATCACAAAGGCCCACATGGAAAAGAATAGTGATCTGAAAAAATTTGTTGAAGATATTTGCAAGGAATTTGATGATAAACTTGTCATTTCACAGGATGCTCTGGGAGCTTTCATGACACTAAACACTGCAAACCAGGAACAGTTTGCTCACTGGCTCAAAGTTGGTGtggaagaaatggaaaaaactcttagggagaaattaaaaaaaataaacatccaaatgaaactaaaacagCTTCGCATCAAGCCGCAGAATGAACTTTTCACCAGGGTGTTTGGATGTGGTAAACAGTGTCCATTCTGCAAAGTAGCCTGTGATGCAGGAGGTAAAGACCACAGTGAACACTGGGCTACAGTACATCGTTCTCAGGGTCTTGGTAGATTCAGGTTTGACCGCTCAGAGAAACTTGTCACTGAAATATGTTCTTCTCTTACGACCAGTGAGAGACAGTTCCGCTGCCATGCTACAAATGGGGAGTGGCACCCTTACAAGAATTACAAAAACTTTTTCCCTGACTGGAAAATACCTCCAGATGGAAGCCTTGAAACATCAGACTACTGGAAATATGTGATGACAAAGTTCAACAAACAGTTTGCTAAAGAATATCATGCAAAGCCTGCTGATATTCCTGAAGCTTGGAAAGCCATTACAAGACAGCAAGCAGAAAAAAGCCTCAAAGAGTCATTTGGTATCAAGGAAGAACCTCAACATGTCCGAAAAATCCGTCTTCCCTTATTTTGA